In Verrucomicrobiota bacterium, the sequence AACTACCACATCACGGAGACCCACGAAGCGGGCATCGCGCTCCGGGGCACCGAGGTGAAATCGCTGCGCGCCGGCAACGTGCAACTGCGCGATGCCTACGCCAAGATCGTCGACGACGAGGTTTGGCTCTACAACGCCCACATCAGCCCGTACGAGTTCGGCAATATCCACAACCACGAACCGATGCGGCCGCGCAAACTGCTGCTACACCGGCAGGAGATCCGGCGCCTGCTCGGCAAGACGGCCGAACGCGGGTTTACGCTCGTGCCGACGCGCATGTACTTCAAGCGCGGCAAGGCGAAGGTCGAACTCGGCCTCGGTAAGGGCAAGCTCCTGCACGACAAGCGCGAGGACATCAAGGCGCGCGACGCCGCGCTCGAAATGAAACGCGCCTTGGGCAAGCGCCGGCAGTAGGAATTCGCCGCAGATTTCCGCAGATGAGCAGAGATGGGCACCGATCTGTCGCGGCAATGCTAAGCAAGGAACGGGTTGGTGGCGCGTTCGGTCGCGACCGTGGTGCTCGGGCCGTGGCCTGGATAGAGCACCGTGGCATCGGCGAGGGTAAGGATCCCGTTGCGGATACTCTGGATGAGCTGGGTCCACGAGCCGCCGGGCAGGTCAGCGCGGCCGACGCCGCCGGCGAAAATGGTGTCGCCGACGAAGACAACGTCGTCGACTTTGTAGCAGACGCCGCCCGGGCTGTGGCCGGGCGTGTGGATCACCTCGACGCGCAGCGGACCGAACTGAAGCGCCTCCCCGCCCTTGACTGTGCGGTCGACGGGCGGCTGCGGATCGGCGTGGAAGCCGAACAGGGCGGCCTGCTCAACGACGCGCTCGTAGAGCGGCACGTCGGCCTCGTGCAGGTAGACGGGCGCGCCGTGGGCAGCGCCGGACATTCTCTCCGCGAGTTCACGCACGCCTCCGATATGGTCCCAGTGCGCGTGCGTGAGCAGGATAGCGAGCAGTTCTGCCCCGGTCTGATCGAGGCGCGTGATCATCGGCTCGGGGTCATCGCCGGGGTCTATGACGACAGCAGCGCTGCGCTTGTCATCGAAGACGAGGTAGCCGTTCT encodes:
- a CDS encoding MBL fold metallo-hydrolase, which gives rise to MRIETFVLGELQENGYLVFDDKRSAAVVIDPGDDPEPMITRLDQTGAELLAILLTHAHWDHIGGVRELAERMSGAAHGAPVYLHEADVPLYERVVEQAALFGFHADPQPPVDRTVKGGEALQFGPLRVEVIHTPGHSPGGVCYKVDDVVFVGDTIFAGGVGRADLPGGSWTQLIQSIRNGILTLADATVLYPGHGPSTTVATERATNPFLA
- the smpB gene encoding SsrA-binding protein SmpB; the encoded protein is MSTEKTDPHIKPIATNRLARHNYHITETHEAGIALRGTEVKSLRAGNVQLRDAYAKIVDDEVWLYNAHISPYEFGNIHNHEPMRPRKLLLHRQEIRRLLGKTAERGFTLVPTRMYFKRGKAKVELGLGKGKLLHDKREDIKARDAALEMKRALGKRRQ